The genomic segment ATTGCAATCATTTCCTGTTTCTCCTTGTTTATTATATTGTTTATTAAGATATGGTAATGAATTGAAGATATTTGGATAAGATATTTTATTAATGGGGATCCAAGAGCAGGGCTTTGCCCTGCTCTTTTTAACATTGTTTATTTACTGAGAATATCAGCCCCGGGGATCTGGGCAAAAAAATCACCAAGTGCCATTACACGGTTTTCATTTATAAGCTTGCCTCCAATAGGATTGGATGTATCAATCTTGGCTATTACAACCACATGACCCTTGTCTGTTGAATCCAGAGGCACTTCAAAGGAACTGCCGCTGTCATCCATAACCATGACCCGTCCGTCATAATCAGCAAATGATACTTCTTTTCCAGCAGATGCATCAGTATAATTAAGAGTACATATATATACTTCTGTCATATCATCAAGCTTGGTTATTCTCAGGGTTTCCTCATTTTCTCCCCCGGTTGCACCAACACCTGCATCCTGATCTAGCTGAATAAAAGGAAAAGCATTAAGGTCGCCTTTATCGCCTCCTGGAAACTGATCTGAAAATACACCGCCTGTCCTGCCGTCTTTGGCTTTATAAAAAGCCATAATATCCAGATCAACATTTTGAGTCCATTTTAACTGTACCATAAGCTGTTTTACAGGAACAAAGGCTTCCTCGCCCTTTTGTTTCAGAACTACTTTTGACTTGATTTCAGACATACATGCCTCCTTTTAAGTTAAAAAAAAATTTTGTTTTACTGTAAATACAATTATCAAATAATAAAACCAAATTTAAAAAAAGCAAATGGAAATCAGTTTATATCTGCTCATGTTCAATAGTAAAAACATGGGAATTAAGATTAGAAATCCACTGCTTGCCTTCTTGTGTTATTTTTAAATATTTTAATGCATCATGGATATACGGAGATATGACATCCCAGTAAAATTTTGCATAGTTTTTGCGCATTTCTCCAGGAAGTGAATAACCCAGGGATTTGTTTGCCCCTGTTTCTTCAAATTCATAAAAAAGTGCAGGGATTTTTCTCAGGTAATCAGGGTCTCCAAGCTGGCCTATAAAGTCTGCTGCTCTGACAAGCCCGGGAAGCTCTTTTGTATCAATATCAGATGTTTCTTCACTAACTGGAAACCGAGTCATTTCTATATAGAAAATCAGACGTTCAACATTTATTATATCCATAATCATATTTGATCCAAAACGCTCTTTTACAAAAAGCTTGCTTCTGTCAACATGATACGGGGCAAGGGATGCACATGATTTGTCAGGGCTGATTTTTTGGGTTTTTCCTTCACCTGCTGCATATTCACCATCTTTATCATCCCGGCAGATACCTTTAACATATCCAATATCATGACATAAAAGTGCAATAATATAATGAAGCCAGTCATCAGGTTTTACCCCGCCTTCACATAAATGTTTTCCTCTAAGGATTTCCTGGCCTGCCAGTGTAACTGCAATCGTATGTTCAATATTATGATAAAGTGCATCACTGTTTGCAATATTTTCAAGGGCAAAAAAGGCAGACCATTTAATAATATTAATATAATGAGGTTCCACAAAACCATATGTCCGCTGATATGCCAGGGCCAGTTCTTTGACAAAAGATTCAATAACCAGGTTTTGAAAATTCAGCATTATGATTTCCCTCCTTAATCAATAAGTATTGTTTTGTTTAATAAAAAGTCCAAATGCCCTGACAGTGTTTAAAACAGGCCGGCCAAAAAGAAAATCGGTCATATCAGGTTTTATACTGCTGCTTTCCACAACTAAACTTCTTACAGCATTATCATATTTAAGTATCTGGTTCAGGGATTTTTCAGCTTCTTTGTTTTTACTGGTGATATCTTTTATTAAGCAATGAATAATTTTATAATCACATCTTTCCTGATGTTCCTGGATAAGTTCCCATAAACCATTTATACTGCCCAGCAAGTCCTCTCTGGATAGTCTGGATGAAGAATATACTGCTTCAATATCCTTTGTATCCCAGCATTTCAAAGCCCTGCATTCAAAAGGCCTGTTTTTGTAAATAGTACATCCTTTATCATTATCATAAAAAATACATTCCTGTGAATTATCCTTTTCCTTGATTTTAATAATATCTGTTAAAACAGGGGACAAAAAACCTTTGACATTATCAAAAGCCATTTCACCTCTGCGGATAGTGTAAAGATATTTTGATAAAATAATCCCTTTTTGAATAAGATGCTTATCTTGATAATGAAAGCAGGGTCCTCCTTTTTTACAGCATGTGCCGCACTGGCGGCAATGTGCAGCAGGTTCCTGGTTAATGCTGGCTGGCAGACTGTTATACATTAATATTGTTCCTGAAATAATGGAGGATGATTTAAGTTTAAATAAATTTTTATTTAACATAATTGATATGTTAAATTCAATGGATATTTAGTATATATCTGATGAAACCTCTAAAATTTCAATAAACAGAAAAAACTTGACACTTGTATTAAGAATCTTGATTGACATGAAATCTTATTAATTGTTATTTAGCTTTAAAACTCAATAAATAATATCTGTATTAAGGAGTAAGTCTAGTGGAAATGAAAAAATGGTCCCTCAGGGGCAAGATTGTAATAACAGGTATATTTTTACCAGCAGTTCTGGTTATCTTTCTTATGCAGATGTATATTAAAGAATCAGATCAAAGGTCATTGGCTGCTTTTTCAGACAAAGCCAGAATTATCTGCCTTACTTCTGAATCTATTCTGGAAGAAATGGAGGAAAAGTGGGATCTTGGTTTATTTTCCATGGAACAGTTGAAAACACTGGCTAAAAATAATGAAATCAATAAAATATTTGAAACTGTTCCTGTTTTTACTGCCATGTCTGCTGCCATGCGCAAAGCTGATAAAGGCGGGTATGTATTTAAGGCTCCGAGGTTTAATCCAAGAAATCCTGACAACAAGCCTGATGAGACAGAATCACGCATATTGAAAATTATTAAAAATCAAAACCTTGATGAATATTACGAGGTTGATGAAAAAATTAATGCTGTAAGATATTTCAGGCCGGTCAGGCTTTCTGAATCCTGTCTTATATGTCATGGAAACAGTGATGATTCAGAAAAGCTGTGGGGCAATACCCAGGGAAAAGATATTACAAATTATCCAATGGAAAACTGGAAAAAAGGGGAAATTCAAGGAGCATTTGAAATAATCCAGTCTCTGGATGAATCAGACAGGCTGCTTGCTGAATCTGTTAAAAAAGCATTGGCTGTGGTTATCATCAGCTTGATATTAATAGCATTGTTTTTTGCCACCCTGGCTATCCGGATTTTATCACATTCTGTAACCATGCCTATTCGCAGGATAATTGACAAGGTATCGTCTGCATCTTTTATATTGTCAGAAGAAGCAAAAAATGTTGCTAAATCAAGTGAAGAACTTGCTGACGGTGCAATGTCCCAGGCTTCCAGTATTGAACAAAGTGCAACAGCTCTTGAACAGGTAACAGCCATGACCAAATCAACAGCTTTGAACGTCAAAAAAACCAGCCAGGTTGCCCGTGAGGTTTTGGCATCAGTTGATACAGCAAAGGTCAGTATGGAGCGCATGTTAGATGTTATTGCCAGTATCAAAAAATCATCAGATCAGACAGTCTCAATTGTTAAAAACATAGATGAAATTGCATTTCAAACCAATTTGCTGTCGCTTAATGCCTCTATTGAAGCTGCCAGGGCAGGAGAAACTGGTGCAGGATTTGCCATAGTAGCAGAAGAGGTGCGCTCCCTTGCCATGAGAAGTGCATCTGCTGCAAAAGAGACTACAGAGCTTATTAAGCAGTCTCAAAAAAATTCTGAAAGCGGGGTAACAGCAGCCAAAGAAGTAAAGGATATTCTTAAAAAAATTATTGATCTTGTTAATAATGTAAATACACTTGCCCAGGAAATTTCCATTGCAAGCTCTGAACAGGCTGAAGGAGTTAAACAGGTTAATATCGGGGTTTCAGAAATCGGAAGTGTAACCCAGGCAAATACAGATGTATCTGAAGAAGTAGCCCTGGCAAGCAGGGAACTTTCAAAGCAGGCAGATAATTTAAACAATATGGTTAAAACACTTGCAGGGATTTTATAAATAATTCAGGTTTTGCAGATGGAGGTTGATATGGGGTATCAAAAAATATTTGGCTATTGTAAAATATGCAGTCATAAAGTCCTTATTTCCTGTCCTGTATCCTGCAATTGTCTGCACATGGCATTATCAATTATTACCCTCGGCTTATGGCTTCCAGTCTGGATATGCCTGAGTTTTAGAACCTGCCGATGCACAGAATGCCTGAACAAGATTTCAGGATTTTCAATTCGATGTTCATGTTTGGGACCCTCATTGTCAAAACCCTGGATAGATAAGCGTTTTGGAACCAGATTAAAAAAGAAACGTCAAAATTTTAATTCCCTGCTCATAGAAAACGGGCTTGTTTATTATGCAGCAACAAGGTCGGCTTTATAAACATCATTAATTAAAACAATCTTAATTAAAACAAGGAAAAAAGAACCAATGGAAATATTGAATTATCCTTCGGATACTGCTCAAAAAAGAATTGATACAATTATAAACAGGGGAATAGAGTTTGATGAAAAAGCTGTTGTTAATGTCAGAAATATACTTGATGATGTTAAAAAAAACGGTGATTCTGCACTTATCAGCTATGTAAACCGATTTGATTCTCCAGATTTAAAAATAGAATCCCTTAAAGTGTCTGATGACGAATTTGAACATGCCTTAAAAAATATTGATCAACAATTTACCCGGTCCCTGGAAAGAGCTGCAGTTCAGATTGAATCGTTTCATAAAAAACAGGTTCGAAAATCATGGATTGATACTGAAAGGCCCGGCACAATTTTAGGACAGATATTTAATCCTGTGGATGGAGCCGGTATATATGTGCCAGGAGGACAGGGGGGCAGCACTCCCCTGGTATCGTCTGTATTAATGTGTGCCATTCCTGCAAAAATTGCAGGTGTCAGGCGCATTTGCATGGTAACACCCCCTACAAAAAACGGAAGCGTAAACCCGTATATGCTTGCAGCAGCCAGGATGGTCGGGGTTGATACAATATATAAGCTGGGAAGTGCCTGGGCAATTGCTGCTCTTGCCTATGGCACTGAAACTGTTCCCAGGTGTGATGTAATAGCAGGTCCTGGAAATATTTATGTAACCATTGCAAAAAAACTTGTGTCAGGAACTGTCGGCATAGACATGATTGCAGGCCCCAGTGAGGTACTTGTAATTGCTGATAAATCTGCAAACCCTGACTACACTGCCGCAGACCTTCTTTCCCAGGCAGAACACGATCCCCTTGCTTCAGCCATGCTGGTAACAGATTCAAGTGAAACAGCCCTGGCTGTTATCCAGGCTTTGGAAATACAGATTGAAAATCTCACCCGTAAAGATACTGCCAGGCAGTCCCTTGAAAATTACGGGGCAATTATGCTGGTTTCAGATATTGATGCTGCAATTGATCTTGCAAATATAATTGCACCAGAACACCTGGAACTTCATATCAGCCAGCCTTTTGAATATCTGGGAAAAATCAGAAATGCCGGTGCAGTGTTCATGGGTAGTTATACACCTGAACCAACAGGCGACTATATTGCAGGCCCAAACCATGTTTTACCAACAGCAGGAACAGCAAGGTTTTCATCAGCCCTGTCAGTTGATAATTTCATAAAAAAAACAAGTGTAATTCACTATTCACAAGCAGCATTTAACAATGAAGCCGAAGATATTATACGCCTGGCAGATATAGAAGGTCTGGATGCTCAT from the Desulfonema limicola genome contains:
- a CDS encoding YkgJ family cysteine cluster protein; this translates as MYNSLPASINQEPAAHCRQCGTCCKKGGPCFHYQDKHLIQKGIILSKYLYTIRRGEMAFDNVKGFLSPVLTDIIKIKEKDNSQECIFYDNDKGCTIYKNRPFECRALKCWDTKDIEAVYSSSRLSREDLLGSINGLWELIQEHQERCDYKIIHCLIKDITSKNKEAEKSLNQILKYDNAVRSLVVESSSIKPDMTDFLFGRPVLNTVRAFGLFIKQNNTY
- a CDS encoding methyl-accepting chemotaxis protein translates to MKKWSLRGKIVITGIFLPAVLVIFLMQMYIKESDQRSLAAFSDKARIICLTSESILEEMEEKWDLGLFSMEQLKTLAKNNEINKIFETVPVFTAMSAAMRKADKGGYVFKAPRFNPRNPDNKPDETESRILKIIKNQNLDEYYEVDEKINAVRYFRPVRLSESCLICHGNSDDSEKLWGNTQGKDITNYPMENWKKGEIQGAFEIIQSLDESDRLLAESVKKALAVVIISLILIALFFATLAIRILSHSVTMPIRRIIDKVSSASFILSEEAKNVAKSSEELADGAMSQASSIEQSATALEQVTAMTKSTALNVKKTSQVAREVLASVDTAKVSMERMLDVIASIKKSSDQTVSIVKNIDEIAFQTNLLSLNASIEAARAGETGAGFAIVAEEVRSLAMRSASAAKETTELIKQSQKNSESGVTAAKEVKDILKKIIDLVNNVNTLAQEISIASSEQAEGVKQVNIGVSEIGSVTQANTDVSEEVALASRELSKQADNLNNMVKTLAGIL
- the hisD gene encoding histidinol dehydrogenase — encoded protein: MEILNYPSDTAQKRIDTIINRGIEFDEKAVVNVRNILDDVKKNGDSALISYVNRFDSPDLKIESLKVSDDEFEHALKNIDQQFTRSLERAAVQIESFHKKQVRKSWIDTERPGTILGQIFNPVDGAGIYVPGGQGGSTPLVSSVLMCAIPAKIAGVRRICMVTPPTKNGSVNPYMLAAARMVGVDTIYKLGSAWAIAALAYGTETVPRCDVIAGPGNIYVTIAKKLVSGTVGIDMIAGPSEVLVIADKSANPDYTAADLLSQAEHDPLASAMLVTDSSETALAVIQALEIQIENLTRKDTARQSLENYGAIMLVSDIDAAIDLANIIAPEHLELHISQPFEYLGKIRNAGAVFMGSYTPEPTGDYIAGPNHVLPTAGTARFSSALSVDNFIKKTSVIHYSQAAFNNEAEDIIRLADIEGLDAHANSVRIRLK
- a CDS encoding Npun_R2479 family HD domain-containing metalloprotein, yielding MLNFQNLVIESFVKELALAYQRTYGFVEPHYINIIKWSAFFALENIANSDALYHNIEHTIAVTLAGQEILRGKHLCEGGVKPDDWLHYIIALLCHDIGYVKGICRDDKDGEYAAGEGKTQKISPDKSCASLAPYHVDRSKLFVKERFGSNMIMDIINVERLIFYIEMTRFPVSEETSDIDTKELPGLVRAADFIGQLGDPDYLRKIPALFYEFEETGANKSLGYSLPGEMRKNYAKFYWDVISPYIHDALKYLKITQEGKQWISNLNSHVFTIEHEQI